In Phragmites australis chromosome 17, lpPhrAust1.1, whole genome shotgun sequence, the following are encoded in one genomic region:
- the LOC133896783 gene encoding uncharacterized protein LOC133896783 isoform X2, with the protein MAAPAASALALPAGWFLSPRCIRVPAYGGTKPPLLKVAKQPTSVRRFAPASLRKCVAALANGRQELEATEYQFDDVEPLWLAVVKDVAAGLRGLVAFLAEQPRQLKHLEWPGFQNTSSTLAVEDSCAHSYTCSCVYCCIVNC; encoded by the exons ATGGCTGCTCCGGCAGCAAGCGCGCTAGCTCTGCCCGCAG GTTGGTTTCTGTCTCCAAGATGCATCCGGGTTCCCGCCTACGGTGGAACGAAACCTCCACTCCTcaag GTTGCCAAGCAGCCAACTAGTGTTCGCCGGTTTGCTCCTGCCAGCCTCCGAAAGTGCGTGGCTGCGTTGGCTAATGGACGTCAGGAACTCGAGGCCACTGAGTACCAGTTTGATGATGTTGAGCCGCTGTGGCTGGCAGTGGTCAAAGATGTCGCTGC GGGTTTGAGGGGATTGGTAGCTTTCTTGGCTGAGCAGCCGAGGCAGTTGAAGCACCTGGAGTGGCCTGGATTTCAGAACACG TCATCAACATTGGCAGTTGAAGACAGCTGCGCTCACTCTTATACTTGTAGCTGTGTTTATTGTTGCATTGTCAACTGTTGA
- the LOC133896783 gene encoding uncharacterized protein LOC133896783 isoform X1, with translation MAAPAASALALPAGWFLSPRCIRVPAYGGTKPPLLKVAKQPTSVRRFAPASLRKCVAALANGRQELEATEYQFDDVEPLWLAVVKDVAAGLRGLVAFLAEQPRQLKHLEWPGFQNTLKTAALTLILVAVFIVALSTVDATICYVLAWLLRKSA, from the exons ATGGCTGCTCCGGCAGCAAGCGCGCTAGCTCTGCCCGCAG GTTGGTTTCTGTCTCCAAGATGCATCCGGGTTCCCGCCTACGGTGGAACGAAACCTCCACTCCTcaag GTTGCCAAGCAGCCAACTAGTGTTCGCCGGTTTGCTCCTGCCAGCCTCCGAAAGTGCGTGGCTGCGTTGGCTAATGGACGTCAGGAACTCGAGGCCACTGAGTACCAGTTTGATGATGTTGAGCCGCTGTGGCTGGCAGTGGTCAAAGATGTCGCTGC GGGTTTGAGGGGATTGGTAGCTTTCTTGGCTGAGCAGCCGAGGCAGTTGAAGCACCTGGAGTGGCCTGGATTTCAGAACACG TTGAAGACAGCTGCGCTCACTCTTATACTTGTAGCTGTGTTTATTGTTGCATTGTCAACTGTTGATGCTACAATTTGCTACGTGCTGGCCTGGCTACTTCGGAAATCTGCCTAG
- the LOC133896782 gene encoding 65-kDa microtubule-associated protein 6-like — protein sequence MVGTGAGLGLGMEATSCGALLRELQQLWAEVGESEGEKNKVLLEIERECLEVYRRKVDDANRTRVQLHQSVAAKEAEVASLIATLGEHKLYLKKDKGVVPLKEQLAAVVPVLENLKCKKEERIKQFSDILSQIAKIRFELSEYNDQGDNASSLAADEHDLSTRKINNYQAQLRALQKEKSERLHKVLEYIDEVHSLCGVLGIDFGKTVNEVHPSLHQNGVEKSRNISNSTLEGLASTISKLNAERKSRIYKMRETMESLCQLWKLMDSPEEEKRQFSKVMSILILPEEGITSPGVLSQEIIEKMEAEVRRLTKLKTSRLKDIVMKRRTELEDICRNAHIEPDVSTTPEQTNALVDSGLIDPSELLANIESQILKAKEESLSRKDIMDRINKWIAACDEEAWLEEYNQDPKRYSAGRGAHINLRRAEKARILVTKIPSMLDNLINRTFAWENARNKPFLYDGGRLISVLEEYRLSREQKAEEKRRYRDQKKLESILLAEKEAIFGSKSSPKMMNSLNRKINGYRSNGNSNGLKTATPRRSSLGSATPELLTPRSYSGHNRYFGNLRRLSATQLNFGDDSLSTFTSISGSEPESPSLG from the exons ATGGTGGGCACTGGTGCTGGTTTGGGCTTGGGCATGGAAGCTACCAGCTGTGGTGCTTTGCTCAGAGAGCTCCAG CAACTCTGGGCAGAGGTAGGAGAAAGTGAGGGTGAGAAGAACAAGGTCTTGTTAGAGATTGAAAGGGAATGCTTGGAAGTGTACCGCAGGAAGGTAGACGATGCCAATCGGACTAGGGTCCAGCTGCACCAGTCTGTGGCTGCTAAAGAAGCTGAAGTTGCATCTCTGATTGCTACTCTAGGGGAGCACAAGCTGTATTTGAAG AAAGACAAGGGCGTTGTACCACTCAAGGAACAACTTGCTGCTGTCGTTCCAGTACTAGAGAACTTGAAATGCAAGAAAGAGGAAAGGATCAAGCAGTTCTCTGATATTCTATCACAGATTGCGAAGATCCGCTTTGAGTTGAGTGAATATAATGATCAGGGTGATAATGCGAGCAGTCTTGCTGCCGATGAACATGATTTGTCAACGAGGAAGATCAACAATTACCAAGCACAGCTTCGTGCTCTTCAGAAAGAAAAG TCTGAGCGCCTTCACAAAGTTCTGGAGTATATAGATGAAGTGCATTCTTTATGTGGCGTGCTTGGAATTGATTTTGGAAAGACTGTAAATGAAGTTCATCCCAGTTTACATCAGAATGGTGTTGAGAAGTCCAGAAACATCAGCAATAGCACACTGGAAGGCCTTGCTAGTACTATATCCAAGCTAAATGCGGAACGGAAGTCTAGAATTTATAAG ATGAGAGAAACAATGGAATCATTATGTCAACTCTGGAAGCTAATGGACTCTCCTGAAGAAGAGAAGAGGCAATTTAGCAAAGTGATGAGTATTCTCATATTACCAGAGGAGGGGATCACATCACCCGGCGTTCTCTCTCAGGAAATAATTGAGAAG ATGGAAGCTGAAGTTAGGAGGCTGACGAAACTTAAAACCAGCAGACTAAAGGATATTGTCATGAAAAGGAGGACAGAATTGGAAGATATATGCCGAAACGCACACATAGAACCTGATGTCAGCACAACCCCTGAGCAAACTAATGCTCTGGTTGATTCTG GCCTCATTGACCCGTCTGAGCTCCTGGCAAATATTGAGTCGCAGATATTGAAAGCAAAAGAAGAATCCCTTAGCCGAAAAGATATTATGGACAGGATAAATAAGTGGATTGCTGCTTGTGATGAAGAGGCTTGGCTCGAAGAATATAACCAG GACCCAAAGAGGTATAGCGCTGGAAGGGGTGCTCACATAAACCTTAGAAGGGCAGAAAAGGCACGGATTTTGGTCACAAAAATCCCAA GTATGTTGGACAACCTGATAAACCGGACATTTGCTTGGGAAAACGCAAGAAATAAACCCTTTCTCTATGATGGG GGGCGCTTAATATCTGTTCTAGAAGAGTACAGACTTAGCAGAGAACAGAAAGCAGAGGAAAAACGACGATACCGG GACCAGAAGAAGCTAGAGAGCATCCTACTTGCAGAGAAAGAAGCAATTTTTGGCTCTAAATCAAGCCCAAAGATGATGAACAGCTTAAATAGGAAGATAAACGGGTACCGGTCAAATGGAAACAGTAATGGACTCAAGACTGCAACTCCTCGGCGATCATCTCTTGGCAGTGCTACTCCTGAACTTTTGACTCCCAGATCATATTCTGGCCATAATAGATACTTTGGCAATTTGAGGCGGCTATCGGCTACCCAATTGAACTTCGGTGATGATTCGCTATCGACATTTACATCCATCAGTGGCTCTGAACCAGAATCCCCCTCTCTGGGGTGA